TTCTTTCTTTTACGGATATTTCTTGCGGTTTATATCCGATGTAAGATACGACTAATACAGCTCCGTAATTTTTAACGTTCATAGAGAACTCTCCGTTGATATTGCTAACCGAACCGTTCTTGGTTCCTTTCTCAATGATGTTAGCACCAATAATCGGTTCGCCCGATTTATCTACTACAGTCCCGGTTATTTTAATGGCCTGCTGTGCTTCTTCTTTTGTAGATAGAGAATAGGCTTCATCTGCTGCATAAAGCGGGAATGTTCCTATACTTGCTGCCAGAAAAACACAAGTAGCCATTTTCAAAAATCTTCTCTGTCGAAGATTCATTTTTTTTGAGGATGCGTTCATTTTCTTTTCAGTTTAAGATTATAATAAATAGGTTATTTGTTTACTTTCCATTCGATGATTCCTCCTGATTCTCCTTTTTGTAATTGAGCGGTTATTTTTAATCCGGAGGTGGTCACAGGTTTGAAGTTGAGTTTGTTGTAGCAATCTTTTTTCACTTCGTATGGGTTCTTATTTTCTACTTTTTTCCATGTATTTCCCTCTTTGTAGTAAAGCATCCAACTTGCCGGCACACGAAAATTACCATCATAGTGGTCGAAATCAAGCCAATAAACTTCTACGTTGGATACGGTTTTGGGGGTGTCAAACTCATAAACCATCGCTTCTAAACTTCCTTCTTTTAGCCACCAATAGAAGTAAGGCTTAGAAATATCCGAGGAACTTTTAGGCTCCCACTGATCGTTGACTCCCCATGCCAATTCTTTTCTAGAGATTGGTTCAGATTGTTTTTTTGATTGGCTGATTGTAAATGAGTGGGCTTGAGATGCAATGCTAGGTGCCGGAATGGGATGAGTATAGGTTGCACTTTGAGGTATCCATACGGTCATTTCGTCTGCTCCGCGGTTATTCCATGTTGAATAAGGAATGGCTGTTAATGTAACTTCTTTTTCTTTTCCGCTTGTTTCAACCTCTTTCCCTTTTCCTTTAAGTACCATAATACCATTTAGTAAATCTTTCTCAAATGCTGTCTCAAAAGAGCTCTCAGCGGGGATGTATTTGTTTAAAGCATGTCTATCGGATTGATCATAACCTTCTAAACAATAGACAATCGGACCACGCTGTATTGTTACTTTGCCTTCATCGTCTTTTACGTTTGAATTCGCTTTGATGCGGCGCACAGGCATTGGAAGATCCAATAATATCTGATCACCTTTTTTCCAAGTACGAACTAAAGTTATATATCCATCAGACTCTTTATAGGATTGCTCTTTACCGTTTACAGATAGGTTAATAGAAGTTGCTTTATCGGTGAAAGAGTAGAGATCAGAAGGAACGGGTGAATCTTTGGCCCATCCTGGTATGCGCAGTCTGATCGCAAATTTAGAATCTTTTTCAGGATTGATGGTTAATGCAATTTTCCCTTCCCATGGGTAGGCAGTTATTTGTTTTAATTCTATTGTGTTTGAGCGCGTATTAATGGAACTTTGGCTTTGAACATAGAGGTTTACATAAATATCATCATCTTGAGTGGCATATACATAGTTTGGAATAGAAGGCATGAAACGAGTAATGTTTCCTGGGCAACAAGCACATCCAAACCATTTTTGACGTTCATGTTCTCCCATTGATTCCAAAGGGTTATCATAGAAAAATTTATCTCCGCTTAATGATACTCCAGAGATTACTCCATTATACATGGCTCGTTCTACTACATCTATATATTTTGCATCACCTGTAGCTAGGAACATTCGTTGATTCCAAAAAACATTGGATATGGCTGCACAAGTTTCGCAATAAGCTTGATGGTTGTGGAGTTCATAATTGGGACCAAATCCTTCTCCTTGGGCTCTAGAGCCAATCCCACCGGTAATATACATTTTCTTTCCTACCATGTTGCTCCAGATCTTCTGTAGGGCATTAAAGTATGCATCGTCATGCGTCAAGGATGCTACATCAGCTACTCCTGAATATAAATATCCTGCCCGTACGGCATGTCCCTTTATTTCTGTTTGTTCTAAGATGGGCATATAATCCTGACTATATTCGCTGAGTTTATGTCCGTCTGTACCGCGTCCTGTTTCTTCTATGAAATATTTAGCTAGTTGGATATATTTTTCGTTTCCGGTAACGTTATAAAGTTTAGCTAATGCCATTTCAACAATGGGGTGTCCTGAGGGGACATGTTTTTGTCCTTTGTTAGGGCCGAACACTTTACAGATAAGATCAGCATTTTTTATAGCGACATTGAGTAACGTTTTTTTTCCGGTTGCTTTGTAGTGGGCAATCGCAGCCTCATATAGGTGTCCGCAATTGTATAGTTCATGGCTATTGATCTTTTCCCAGCGGTGGGTTCCCCACCATCCGGATAATCGGGTACATTTGTTAGTGACGCAGGTACAAAGATATCCGTCTTTCTCTTGTGCGCCTGCGATTAGTGCTATTACACTATCTAGATAAGCATCTAGACTTTTATCATACTTTACGGCAAGAGAATAAGAAGCCCCCTCTATTATTTTATATGGGTCGGTATCATCGAAGGAAAAATCTCCTTTTTGTTCCCCTTTTATTAATCCTGCAGCAAGAGCAAAATTATCGAATCGCCCATTCTTCTCACACTCTTTAAATGCTGAAGGAATGGAAACGATTCGGTTAGTCTCTATTCTTGGGGCCCAAA
This is a stretch of genomic DNA from uncultured Bacteroides sp.. It encodes these proteins:
- a CDS encoding glycoside hydrolase family 127 protein translates to MKGKYLLFISCICTLFLSSCTTSYEQPEAAIREVAFTQVHFSDSFWAPRIETNRIVSIPSAFKECEKNGRFDNFALAAGLIKGEQKGDFSFDDTDPYKIIEGASYSLAVKYDKSLDAYLDSVIALIAGAQEKDGYLCTCVTNKCTRLSGWWGTHRWEKINSHELYNCGHLYEAAIAHYKATGKKTLLNVAIKNADLICKVFGPNKGQKHVPSGHPIVEMALAKLYNVTGNEKYIQLAKYFIEETGRGTDGHKLSEYSQDYMPILEQTEIKGHAVRAGYLYSGVADVASLTHDDAYFNALQKIWSNMVGKKMYITGGIGSRAQGEGFGPNYELHNHQAYCETCAAISNVFWNQRMFLATGDAKYIDVVERAMYNGVISGVSLSGDKFFYDNPLESMGEHERQKWFGCACCPGNITRFMPSIPNYVYATQDDDIYVNLYVQSQSSINTRSNTIELKQITAYPWEGKIALTINPEKDSKFAIRLRIPGWAKDSPVPSDLYSFTDKATSINLSVNGKEQSYKESDGYITLVRTWKKGDQILLDLPMPVRRIKANSNVKDDEGKVTIQRGPIVYCLEGYDQSDRHALNKYIPAESSFETAFEKDLLNGIMVLKGKGKEVETSGKEKEVTLTAIPYSTWNNRGADEMTVWIPQSATYTHPIPAPSIASQAHSFTISQSKKQSEPISRKELAWGVNDQWEPKSSSDISKPYFYWWLKEGSLEAMVYEFDTPKTVSNVEVYWLDFDHYDGNFRVPASWMLYYKEGNTWKKVENKNPYEVKKDCYNKLNFKPVTTSGLKITAQLQKGESGGIIEWKVNK